A genomic segment from Comamonas terrigena NBRC 13299 encodes:
- a CDS encoding site-specific integrase, whose protein sequence is MQLGHATVSAIKDLLAEGESVNTRASYQSALRYWQAWHRLRYGEEMVWPTDVAHVLQFIVDHAERQTPTGLRCELPETVDRALVQAGRKGRMGALSHNTLVHRVAVLSKYHQSQGWPNPCQDAHVRELMARTRKAYAKRGAMPQKKAAITKEVLSALLATCDDSLRGKRDRALLLFAWASGGRRRSEVAQAEMRHLRRVAPQEYLYTLAHSKTNQSGMDVPDNHKPVLGAAGAALQEWLTASGIVDGAIFRRIRKGGHVAEPLSPAAVRTIVKERCALAGVEGDFSAHSLRSGFVTEAGRRNVPLPETMALTGHHSVATVLGYFRAESALHNQAARMMDED, encoded by the coding sequence GTGCAACTGGGCCACGCCACCGTCAGCGCCATCAAGGACCTGCTGGCCGAGGGAGAGTCCGTTAACACCCGAGCCAGCTACCAAAGTGCCCTGCGCTACTGGCAGGCCTGGCACCGCCTGCGCTATGGCGAAGAAATGGTCTGGCCAACGGATGTGGCACATGTGCTCCAGTTCATCGTGGACCATGCCGAGCGCCAGACGCCTACCGGCCTGCGCTGCGAACTGCCGGAAACCGTGGACCGAGCGCTGGTGCAGGCGGGACGCAAGGGCCGCATGGGCGCCCTCTCCCACAACACGCTGGTGCACCGTGTGGCGGTGCTGTCCAAATACCACCAGAGCCAGGGCTGGCCCAATCCATGCCAGGACGCGCATGTGCGCGAGCTGATGGCGCGCACGCGCAAGGCCTACGCCAAACGTGGCGCCATGCCGCAGAAGAAAGCGGCCATCACCAAGGAAGTACTGAGCGCGTTGCTGGCCACCTGTGACGACAGCCTGCGCGGCAAGCGCGACCGGGCGTTGCTGCTGTTTGCCTGGGCCAGCGGCGGACGCCGCCGCTCTGAAGTCGCGCAGGCCGAAATGCGCCATCTGCGCCGGGTGGCACCACAGGAATACCTCTACACCCTCGCCCACTCCAAAACCAACCAGTCGGGCATGGATGTGCCCGACAACCACAAGCCGGTGCTGGGTGCGGCCGGCGCAGCGCTGCAGGAATGGCTGACGGCCAGCGGCATCGTGGACGGCGCCATCTTCCGCCGCATACGCAAAGGCGGCCATGTGGCGGAGCCGCTGTCGCCTGCGGCCGTGCGCACCATCGTCAAGGAGCGGTGCGCACTCGCGGGGGTGGAAGGCGATTTTTCCGCGCATTCACTGCGCTCCGGCTTTGTGACCGAGGCTGGGCGCCGCAATGTACCCCTGCCCGAAACCATGGCCCTGACCGGCCACCACAGCGTGGCCACGGTGCTGGGCTACTTCCGCGCGGAATCGGCGCTGCACAACCAGGCGGCGCGGATGATGGATGAGGACTAG
- a CDS encoding DNA-binding protein: protein MNTSKSTRGIQEADVWGAADALIAQGLRPTIERVRQHIGRGSPNTVSPMLEAWFATLGARLGVAESAQEPADDVPEPVRQAAQLMWVSALEQSRQAAEQLLQERESTIAAAEKTVAANEQHLVQREEAMHQQKKAMDDAMKLARSQAQELSRRQDEMQQLLQEREAQIQALRNEVAEKNRLREEDHKQHAEALQAASAERQRLAEQFAGNERRMLADLDRARQDLATGKKQQAEGERRQQARYEELHERFVRSEEELVQTRGAQLSAEQALRSALERIDDLKALAAMRSHVTQQSQAPIHPLADAAAARPRLARAPARKNLPARALRKNRK, encoded by the coding sequence ATGAACACCAGCAAAAGTACGCGAGGAATCCAGGAAGCCGATGTATGGGGTGCCGCAGACGCCCTGATCGCCCAGGGTCTGCGTCCCACGATCGAGCGCGTGCGCCAGCACATTGGCCGTGGCTCGCCCAATACCGTCAGCCCCATGCTGGAAGCCTGGTTTGCCACGCTGGGTGCCCGCCTGGGGGTGGCGGAATCAGCCCAGGAGCCGGCAGACGACGTGCCGGAACCGGTGCGCCAGGCCGCGCAGCTGATGTGGGTGAGCGCACTGGAGCAATCCAGGCAGGCAGCAGAGCAGCTGCTGCAGGAACGCGAATCGACCATTGCTGCGGCCGAGAAGACGGTCGCAGCCAATGAGCAGCACTTGGTTCAGCGCGAAGAGGCCATGCACCAGCAGAAAAAGGCCATGGACGACGCCATGAAACTGGCGCGCAGCCAGGCACAGGAGCTGTCGCGCCGCCAGGACGAGATGCAGCAGCTGCTGCAGGAGCGTGAGGCGCAGATCCAGGCGCTGCGCAACGAAGTGGCCGAGAAGAACCGTCTGCGGGAAGAAGACCACAAGCAGCACGCCGAAGCACTGCAGGCCGCATCCGCCGAGCGCCAGCGCCTGGCCGAACAGTTTGCCGGCAATGAACGCCGCATGCTGGCCGATCTGGACCGCGCACGACAGGATCTGGCCACAGGCAAAAAGCAGCAGGCCGAGGGCGAGCGCCGCCAGCAGGCACGCTACGAAGAACTGCACGAGCGCTTCGTGCGTTCCGAAGAAGAGCTGGTGCAAACGCGCGGAGCACAGCTGTCGGCCGAGCAGGCATTGCGTTCGGCCCTGGAGCGCATTGACGATCTGAAGGCCTTGGCCGCCATGCGCAGCCATGTGACGCAGCAGTCGCAGGCACCCATCCATCCTTTGGCCGATGCGGCTGCCGCGCGGCCACGCCTGGCACGGGCCCCGGCACGCAAAAACCTGCCTGCGCGAGCCCTGCGGAAGAACCGGAAATGA
- a CDS encoding SprT-like domain-containing protein yields MSNTMPGTAPTHQTYSELQQAYDHFNEALFDGRLPHCLLTLQREKRTVGYFSAARFASLEGATTDEIAINPSYFAVVPLVETMQTLVHEMAHLWQQHFGQPGRGRYHNEQWAQKMESIGLMPSSTGQPGGKRTGDMMADYPVAGGRFLVACESLLTSDFSLSWYDRFPAEEHVQLGQNTVSAQLVGVMGASAPIKDNPALAGAVRPGGPSRKPIAEVAVGEVPSAPEAAPNKSNRIKYTCGGCPKLSVWGRPNLNIVCGDCGSRFVALN; encoded by the coding sequence ATGTCCAACACCATGCCCGGTACTGCTCCGACACACCAGACCTACTCCGAGTTGCAGCAGGCCTACGACCATTTCAATGAAGCGTTGTTTGATGGCAGGTTGCCCCACTGCCTCCTGACGCTCCAGCGGGAAAAGCGCACTGTGGGGTATTTCTCGGCCGCGCGATTTGCGTCGCTCGAAGGGGCCACGACCGACGAGATCGCCATCAACCCCTCCTACTTTGCGGTTGTCCCGCTGGTGGAGACCATGCAGACCTTGGTGCATGAGATGGCCCATCTCTGGCAGCAGCACTTCGGTCAGCCAGGTCGTGGCCGCTATCACAACGAGCAGTGGGCACAGAAGATGGAATCCATCGGCCTGATGCCCTCCTCCACCGGCCAGCCTGGCGGCAAGCGCACCGGGGACATGATGGCCGACTACCCTGTTGCCGGTGGCCGCTTCCTGGTGGCTTGTGAATCGCTTCTGACCAGTGATTTCTCGTTGAGCTGGTACGACCGCTTTCCTGCCGAAGAGCACGTGCAGCTGGGACAAAACACCGTGTCTGCGCAGTTGGTCGGTGTCATGGGCGCTTCAGCCCCCATCAAAGACAACCCTGCCCTGGCCGGCGCGGTTCGCCCTGGTGGACCCAGCCGCAAACCCATCGCAGAAGTTGCTGTTGGCGAGGTGCCCTCCGCCCCCGAGGCCGCACCCAACAAGTCGAACCGCATCAAATACACATGCGGCGGGTGTCCGAAGCTGAGTGTCTGGGGCAGGCCCAACCTGAATATTGTGTGTGGCGACTGCGGTAGCCGATTTGTCGCTCTGAACTAG
- a CDS encoding porin, producing MKTQKARSRTLALVMGTFVASTSSLALAQSSVTVFGVVDVGITSAKSGSNRLNALNSSQGKTSLIGFRGKEDLGGGNQAEFWLEGGLNPDAGTGGSSGSLAFERRSTIGLSNKTWGEIRLGRDYTPSYNIFTAFGGPDTTTGVQANLFQTIRQTAYNAASQSGTVDRTRISNSVSYLLPRDLGGFYGQLSASFGDENTSGSGASKARKYVGGSLGYRSGPLNMGIGYGKMSGNRAVTTPSAIAATSDLDDLALGASYNFGSFVLSGGYNRLKWEPIGTGTSGKVDGFYLSGALPLGPGNLRIKYASAKFSGNATALTRSGGKADKYSIGYVYDLSKRTSLYAGVAHVSNKNGASVGLIGGPAGVANASSSGVDLGISHSF from the coding sequence ATGAAAACTCAAAAAGCGCGCTCGCGCACCCTGGCACTCGTGATGGGCACGTTTGTCGCATCGACTTCCAGCTTGGCCTTGGCACAATCTTCCGTCACCGTTTTTGGCGTGGTGGACGTCGGCATCACCAGCGCCAAGTCCGGCAGCAACAGACTCAATGCATTGAACTCCAGCCAAGGCAAGACCAGCCTGATTGGTTTCCGCGGCAAGGAAGACCTCGGCGGCGGCAACCAGGCTGAGTTCTGGCTCGAAGGCGGCCTCAACCCCGACGCTGGTACCGGTGGCAGCAGCGGCTCTCTGGCTTTCGAGCGCCGCTCCACCATCGGACTGTCCAACAAGACCTGGGGTGAAATCCGCCTGGGTCGCGACTACACCCCCAGCTACAACATCTTCACCGCCTTCGGTGGCCCTGACACCACCACCGGCGTGCAGGCCAACCTGTTCCAGACCATCCGCCAGACAGCCTACAACGCCGCCAGCCAAAGCGGTACGGTGGATCGCACGCGCATCAGCAACTCCGTGAGCTATTTGCTGCCCCGCGACCTGGGCGGCTTCTACGGCCAGCTGTCGGCATCCTTCGGTGACGAAAATACTTCCGGCTCCGGCGCAAGCAAGGCCCGCAAGTACGTCGGCGGTAGCCTGGGCTACCGCTCCGGCCCGCTGAACATGGGCATCGGCTACGGCAAGATGTCCGGAAACCGTGCGGTGACCACCCCCAGCGCCATTGCCGCAACCAGCGACCTGGACGACTTGGCACTGGGCGCTTCGTACAACTTCGGCAGCTTCGTGCTCAGCGGCGGATACAACCGCCTGAAGTGGGAACCCATTGGCACCGGAACATCCGGCAAGGTCGATGGCTTCTACCTGAGCGGCGCCTTGCCTCTGGGCCCGGGCAATCTCCGCATCAAGTACGCTAGCGCCAAATTCAGCGGAAATGCCACCGCCCTCACGCGCAGCGGCGGCAAGGCCGACAAGTATTCGATCGGATATGTCTACGACCTGTCCAAGCGCACCTCGCTGTACGCTGGTGTGGCGCACGTCAGCAACAAGAACGGTGCCAGCGTCGGCCTGATCGGCGGCCCCGCGGGTGTTGCCAATGCCAGCTCGAGCGGTGTGGACCTGGGCATCAGCCACTCGTTCTGA
- a CDS encoding esterase-like activity of phytase family protein, whose protein sequence is MRHLNSSFCLMAATAAAVALLSACADTRTLQVTGTETVTQTTGVGSISAIVTRQDVQFDDKFYFPYEGKHPATKADFPQGFLPAYGSGLALKGRRADGTLEFYAITDRGPNATTGPVTQITDGSNPTGFASSTVFPSPNFTPSIGVITLGKDGAKLVSTLPIKFSATQNANGRVQPRGITGNTGEQVLDDSFTYPGNAKGYSEFGLDTESVVVDAARNALWVSDEYGPFIVKIDPATGIIQKKYKPGTGAADLAAILAKRRANRGMEGLSIDVASGKLHGFLQSPLDDGKADYTSTAVPGATGKSENVRDYARFVRWVEFDPTTEKTRLFALPVDSSWYSQGKTGNAKLGDVVSLGKGKFIAIEQGTGNDKKVFNDLVLIEFPANVTDITALGSDLEKSSLTGKPVNGADYSKIVTLKKTRLFNLNATGWVAEKAEGLALVDDHTLALTNDTDFGVSLAVLDASGKEIEGSDVTKCMVDADGKIVNDGKCAKGAASLRFATNDVNDRAQRLWTFQFSKKLSEYGAL, encoded by the coding sequence ATGCGCCACCTCAATTCTTCCTTCTGCCTGATGGCAGCGACTGCCGCTGCGGTCGCCTTGCTGAGCGCCTGCGCCGACACCCGTACGCTCCAGGTCACAGGCACCGAGACCGTCACGCAGACGACTGGCGTCGGCAGCATCAGCGCCATCGTCACGCGCCAGGATGTCCAGTTCGACGACAAGTTCTATTTCCCCTATGAAGGCAAACATCCCGCCACCAAGGCCGATTTCCCCCAAGGCTTTCTGCCGGCCTACGGTTCGGGCCTGGCCCTGAAGGGCAGGCGCGCCGACGGCACGCTGGAGTTCTACGCCATCACCGACCGCGGCCCGAACGCCACCACCGGCCCGGTCACGCAGATCACCGACGGCTCCAACCCCACGGGCTTCGCCAGTTCCACGGTGTTTCCATCGCCCAACTTCACGCCGTCCATCGGCGTGATCACGCTCGGCAAGGATGGCGCCAAGCTCGTCTCGACCCTGCCGATCAAGTTCAGCGCCACACAGAACGCCAATGGCCGGGTACAACCGCGCGGCATCACAGGCAACACGGGCGAACAGGTTCTGGACGACTCCTTCACCTATCCTGGCAATGCCAAGGGCTACAGCGAATTCGGCCTGGACACCGAATCCGTGGTGGTGGATGCAGCACGCAATGCGCTGTGGGTGTCCGACGAATACGGCCCCTTCATCGTGAAGATCGACCCGGCCACCGGCATCATCCAGAAGAAATACAAGCCCGGCACCGGCGCAGCCGATCTGGCTGCCATCCTCGCCAAGCGCCGCGCCAACCGTGGCATGGAGGGGCTGAGCATCGATGTGGCCAGCGGCAAGCTCCACGGCTTCCTCCAAAGCCCGCTGGACGATGGCAAGGCCGACTACACCAGCACAGCCGTTCCCGGCGCGACCGGCAAGTCGGAAAACGTGCGCGACTACGCCCGCTTTGTGCGCTGGGTGGAGTTTGACCCCACCACCGAGAAGACCCGCCTGTTTGCGTTGCCAGTAGACAGCAGTTGGTACAGCCAGGGCAAGACCGGCAACGCCAAGCTGGGGGATGTGGTCTCGCTGGGCAAGGGAAAATTCATCGCCATAGAGCAGGGCACGGGCAATGATAAAAAAGTCTTTAACGATCTGGTACTGATCGAGTTTCCGGCTAACGTGACCGACATCACCGCACTGGGCTCCGACCTGGAAAAAAGCAGCCTGACCGGCAAGCCGGTCAACGGCGCGGACTATTCCAAGATTGTGACGCTCAAGAAGACCCGGCTGTTCAACCTGAACGCCACCGGCTGGGTGGCCGAGAAGGCCGAGGGCCTGGCACTGGTCGACGACCACACCTTGGCGCTGACCAACGACACCGACTTCGGTGTTTCGCTGGCGGTGCTGGACGCCAGCGGGAAGGAGATCGAAGGCTCCGACGTCACCAAATGCATGGTGGACGCCGACGGCAAAATCGTGAACGACGGCAAATGCGCCAAGGGCGCGGCGAGCCTGCGCTTTGCCACCAACGACGTCAACGATCGCGCGCAGCGACTGTGGACCTTCCAGTTCAGCAAGAAGCTGAGCGAATACGGCGCTCTCTGA